The window AAACCCGTTAAACAGTACTGTGTGAGTgattgagtgagtgtgtgaaccAGGACTCACCTCCTGGCTGGAGATCCAGAGCGGCCCATGGATCCGgacctgcagacacagaggtCACAGTTACCCACTcaaatctgacatttaaaaacaataaaataacttCTGACGTCCCTCTGGAGAGGAGACGCTTATCATTCAGATCGTCTTTAGTCTCCCCTCAGTGATCATCAcatgtctcttattgtgaaagtctcccatcAGTGATCATCaggtctcttattgtgaaagtctcccatcAGTGATCATCAcatgtctcttattgtgaaagtctcccatcAGTGACCATCaggtctcttattgtgaaagtctcccatcAGTGATCATCAcatgtctcttattgtgaaagtctcccatcAGTGATCATCAcatgtctcttattgtgaaagtctcccatcAGTGATTATCaggtctcttattgtgaaagtctcccatcAGTGATCATCAcatgtctcttattgtgaaagtctcccatcAGTGATCATCAcatgtctcttattgtgaaagtctcccatcAGTGATCATCaggtctcttattgtgaaagtctcccatcAGTGATCATCAcatgtctcttattgtgaaagtctcccatcAGTGATCATCAcatgtctcttattgtgaaagtctcccatcAGTGCTCATCaggtctcttattgtgaaagtctcccatcAGTGATCATCAcatgtctcttattgtgaaagtctcccatTGGTGATCATCAcatgtctcttattgtgaaagtctcccatcAGTGATCATCAcatgtctcttattgtgaaagtctcccatcAGTGATCATCaggactcttattgtgaaagtctcccatcATGATCATCAcatgtctcttattgtgaaagtctcccatcAGTGATCATCAGGTCTCTgattgtgaaagtctcccatcAGTGATCATCAcatgtctcttattgtgaaagtctcccctcaGTGATCATCAcatgtctcttattgtgaaaatctCCCATCAGTGATCATCAcatgtctcttattgtgaaagtctcacCTCCGATCATCAcatgtctcttattgtgaaagtctcccctcaGTGATCATCAcatgtctcttattgtgaaagtctcccatcAGTGATCATCaggtctcttattgtgaaagtctcccatcAGTGATCATCAcatgtctcttattgtgaaagtctcccatcAGTGATCATCAcatgtctcttattgtgaaagtctcccatcAATGATCATCAcatgtctcttattgtgaaagtctcccatcAGTGATCATCaggtctcttattgtgaaagtctcccctcaGTGATCATCACATGTCTCTTAATGTGAAAGTCTCCCATCAGTGATCGTCAcatgtctcttattgtgaaagtctcccctcaGTGATCATCAcatgtctcttattgtgaaagtctcccatcAGTGATCATCAGGTCTCtcattgtgaaagtctcccatcAGTGATCGTCATatgtctcttattgtgaaagtctcccatcAGTGATCATCaggtctcttattgtgaaagtctcccatcAGTGATCATCAGGTCTCtcattgtgaaagtctcccctcaGTGATCATCAcatgtctcttattgtgaaagtctcccatcAGTGATCATCaggtctcttattgtgaaagtctcccatcAGTGATCATCAGGTTTCtcattgtgaaagtctcccatcAGTGATCATCAcatgtctcttattgtgaaagtctcccatcAGTGATCATCaggtctcttattgtgaaagtctcccatcAGTGATCATCaggtctcttattgtgaaagtctcccatcAGTGATCATCAGGTCTCtcattgtgaaagtctcccatcAGTGATCATCAGGTCTCtcattgtgaaagtctcccatcAGTGATCATCaggtctcttattgtgaaagtctcccatcAGTGATCATCAGGTCTCtcattgtgaaagtctcccctcaGTGATCATCAcatgtctcttattgtgaaagtctcccctcaGTGATCATCAcatgtctcttattgtgaaagtctcccatcAGAACCTTGACTGTTGACTAGTTACCTGCTCGGGCCTCTGGACGTGGACCTGGGTCTGGCTCTTGGTCTGGACCCTGACttggacctggacctggacttTGACCTAGACCTGGACCTGGGTCTAGCTCTGGACCTGGACAATGACCTGGATCTGGACCTGGACCTTGACCTGGGTCTGAGAGAGACCGATCATTAGACGGGGTAATTCTGGATCATGTGGTGTTTGGGGACAGTAAGTGGACTGACCTGGCTCTCTGTGGCGCTGTGTTCGATCTGGACCTTCTTGGGGAGACGGAGCGAGAGCCTCGTGGGGAGACGGACctggagacaggaagcagagaagGACCCGTTACTGAGGCTGCAGGTCCGGGAGGATGGTGTTTCCAGCAGCACATGCTTGTGGACACTGATGACAGAACTACCCCCCACGCTAAACACACACGCAGTCTCTTCAGATGAAGTCTGAAGTTCTGactcacctcctccctctgctcctgctGCGGGAGTGACGCCTCCCTCGAGACCTAGAGCGAGACCTGGACCTGCAGGAGACCAGAGCCATTAGGACCAAGAAGAGACACGCACAGAATGGTGACAGATGGTCGCTGTGGTTACCTGCTCCTCCCACTGCGGCGGCCGCGGCGCCGGCAGTCATAGGCGTAGTGACCTTTCTCTCCGCACTCGTAGCACTTATCGCTCGGGTCGAATGGCCGCCGGCTGGAGGAGCGGTCATACCGCGAGCGCCGGGGACTTCCTGACGAGAGCTCCACCCTCACCCGACTGCCACACAGCTGCCTGAGGAGCCAATCAGAATAGGGCGTCACATCACATGGTCTACAGCAGAGTGAGCATCACGTGTTCCTCAGAACCTGGCTCTGTTCTTTTGAGTAGCCGTGCTGCACTGCAGGAGGAGCCTTCAgatcctcctgctgcagctgctgagcgTCCGGGGTACAGCAGTGAATCAGTTTTCTGGTTCTGAACCACGTGTCGCCTCTGGTCTGCCCAGCGCTCACATCTACAACACTTCGTTAGGGAGCGCAGTTTCCTGAGGTACACACTCCATGTCCTGTATTTCAACATTCAGCAGGTTTAAAGAggttcctttctttttcctttctcacCTTTTATCTTCTTTAACGGGTTCATGTACATGTTCCTCACGTGTCATACACCTGTTTCTGATCACATGTTCTACTGCAGAGGGTGGTTAGTGTTgtatacaggtgtgtgtgcagagtgtgtaGTTAGTAGTGTGTAGTTATgatgtgtgtacaggtgtgtgcagagtgtgtacaggtgtgtgcaggtgtgtagTTAGTAGTTAGtagtgtgtacaggtgtgtgcagagtgtgtaGTTAGtagtgtgtacaggtgtgtagttagtagtgtgtacaggtgtgtgcaggtgtgtagTTAGtagtgtgtacaggtgtgtgcagagtgtgtacaggtgtgtggTTAGtagtgtgtacaggtgtgtgcagagtgtgtaGTTAGtagtgtgtacaggtgtgtgcaGAGTGTAGTTAGtagtgtgtacaggtgtgtagttagtagtgtgtacaggtgtgtgcaGAGAGTGTAGTTAGtagtgtgtacaggtgtgtagtCAGTAGTTGGTACAggtgtgtgcagagtgtgtaGTTAGtagtgtgtacaggtgtgtgcaGAGTGTAGTTAGtagtgtgtacaggtgtgtagttagtagtgtgtacaggtgtgtgcagagtgtgtaGTTAGtagtgtgtacaggtgtgtagttagtagtgtgtacaggtgtgtgcagagtgtgtaGTTAGtagtgtgtacaggtgtgtgcagagtgtgtaGTTAGtagtgtgtacaggtgtgtagtCAGTAGTTGGTACAGTTGTGCAGTTAGtagtgtgtacaggtgtgtgcagagtgtgtaGTTAGtagtgtgtacaggtgtgtgcagagtgtgtaGTTAGtagtgtgtacaggtgtgtagtCAGTAGTTGGTACAGTTGTGCAGTTAGtagtgtgtacaggtgtgtgcagagtgtgtaGTTAGtagtgtgtacaggtgtgtgcagagtgtgtaGTTAGtagtgtgtacaggtgtgtagtCAGTAGTTGGTACAGTTGTGCAGTTAGtagtgtgtacaggtgtgtgcagagtgtgtaGTTAGtagtgtgtacaggtgtgtgcagagtgtgtaGTTAGtagtgtgtacaggtgtgtacAGAGTGTGTAGTTAGTAGTGTGTACAGATGTTTGTAACCTACTTTCCGTCTAGCTCTCGGACGGCGTCATCGGCGTCTCTCGGGTCTTCGAACTCGACGAAGGCAAAGCCCGGAGGGTTCCTGGCGATCCAGACAGTCCTGAGGGGCCCGTAGAACCCGAAGGCTCGCTCCAGCTCACTCTTGCCGGCCCCCGAGCCCAGGTTCCCCACGTACACCTTCATCTCTGAGGAACCACATAtaatttatacacacacacacacacacacacacacaggagcctGTTCACCAGATAACCCCAGGtaataaaagtgtttatttaaagagtGAGGGTGTCTCAGCGGTGCTGGGATTTATTAAACTGCCTCCAAAGACACACTAAGGATCTGTGTGTTCTTCATATTGGACTCACAAAGGGGGACACTTACGTTGTTACAGAACAGACAGAGACGAAGGAACTAGAACACCGTTTTATCAAAAGCAGCACCTGGTATTTAAAATAGAGGTACAGTAGCAGCAGAAGGTAAACAAGCAACAACAACCTGAACCAAAGTTAAGCTAAATGAAGCTAACAACAGCTAACTGAAAATAACTGGTGTTTAGCTAActgaagctaagctaactgggGATAACTGAAGCTAAGCTATAGGTGGCTAATTGCAGGTCTGGGATCAGATATAAACACAGATAAAGCGTTTCCAGGCTTTAGGGTAAGTGGCTGGAAGTGTTTGGATATACGGAGCTAATAGAACCCCAGTACTGTATTATAAACACGTGTGAACCCGGACCTGTACACATGTGACAAACAGCCGTTAGCATCGTTGCTAACggtgctaacagctaactcacAATAAGCGCTGATGAGCTAAAGAGCTACGGCTTCATTAAACGATACAGTTAAGAACTATTAACGGGATTCAGTTCTCCCGGTCCCCCCGGCTCCCCCCAGTCCCATCCTGGTTCATCCAGTGTGTCTCACCTCCTCCCCCGCTGCGGCCGTGTCTGCTCATCTCTCCGGCTCAACGAGTCTCTGCGCgggttagctgttagcttagcttaacgGAACTCACAACAATAAGAGACTCAAACTGGCGACTTCCGGTCGGATTTAAAAATGAGCCGTTTTTCTACcatttttgattaaattaaaagaaactgaaaacgTACTTTTACGTTAGGTTTAAATGCTTCTTAATTTTTatagataatataaaataaaataaacaactataTATTAAAAAACTTATGAAACACTAACTCTAATTCCTCTGGTCTGAACTAGTTCATCACTTTTTaactaaaaaacaatgtttgtgaAACGGCTGGCTTCTGACtaacacatgttttatgtgGAAGCGTTTGTAATTTTGTTTAAGGCTTTAAGGACGACACATATTGCTGATTAACTTTAAAGGGAACTTCAACAAGATGATCGTCTGCTACTCACCTTTCTACGCtcctattggccagcgctccaacgcattgtgcgtgataggctaaggggcgggacatctctaagcgctgaccaatcacagactgagcggactgggctctggtttcagacagagggtgaaaagaggagttGCTGTACGAGAAAAataacatggagacatgtcctagtagagacactccatactgatatacacctgaacatcagcaggagaggactctttaaagtagagacgctacatactgatatacacctgaacatcagcaggagaggactctttaaagtagagacgctacatactgatatacacctgaacatcagcaggagaggactctttaaagtagagactctacatactgatatacacctgaacatcagcaggagaggactctttaaagtagagacgctacatactgatatacacctgaacatcagcaggagaggactctttaaagtagagacactacatactgatatacacctgaacatcagcaggagaggactctttaaagtagagactctacatactgatatacacctgaacatcagcaggagaggactctttaaagtagagacactaaatattgatatacacctgaacatcagcaggagaggactctttaaagtagagactctacatactgatatacacctgaacatcagcaggagaggactctttaaagtagagactctacatactgatatacacctgaacatcagcaggagaggactctttaaagtagagactctacatactgatatacacctgaacatcagcaggagaggactctttaaagtagagactctacatactgatatacacctgaacatcagcaggagaggactctttaaagtagagacactacatacagatatacacctgaacatcagcaggagaggactctttaaagtagagactacatactgatacacacctgaacatcagcaggagaggactctttaaagtagagacactacatactgatacacacctgaacatcagcaggagaggactctttaaagtagagactctacatactgatatacacctgaacatcagcaggagaggactctttaaagtagagactctacatactgatatacacctgaacatcagcaggagaggactctttaaagtagagactacatactgatacacacctgaacatcagcaggagaggactctttaaagtagagactacatactgatatacacctgaacatcagcaggagaggactctttaaagtagagaagctacatactgatatacacctgaacatcagcaggagaggactctttaaagtagagacactacatactgaaatacacctgaacatcagcaggagaggactctttaaagtagagacactacatactgatatacacctgaacatcagcaggagaggactctttaaagtggagacactacatactgatatacacctgaacatcagcaggagaggactctttaaagcagagactctacatactgatatacacctgaacatcagcaggagaggactctttaaagcagagactacatactgatatacacctgaacatcagcaggagaggactctttaaagcagagactctacatactgatatacacctgaacatcagcaggagaggactctttaaagcagagactctacatactgatatacacctgaacatcagcaggagaggactgtgtgtgtgtgtgtgtgtgtgtgtacactgttcGTTAATGACTataatgtgtaaataataacaaGGCTTTGCTGTTGTCTCCAGGCTCAGTGGTACAAACACGTTTATTCCCTTGCTGTTTTAAAGAGTACTTCATGAACAATCAGAGGTCCATCAGTACCTGTTGGTACCTGAAGGCTGCAGCACTACGTTACCCACAATCCTCCCTGTTCAACGCACAGACATGAACACAGACAGACGAATGTTCTCCGAGGTTCTGCAGAGTTCTGCAGCTGGAGGCCacaatcagtttgtttttcagaataagagcacattatcagtttgtttttcagaataagagcacattatcagtttgtttttcagaataagagcacATGATCTTTAGTATCTGTTCTCAGTCCAGACCGGATCAGAACCCCCTGTCGGCTTTACATCCACTGTTTGTTCCGATCCAGTCAGCTGTAGTGTTAGCCCCGCCCCAACCGCAGGCCAACCGATCACAGCGCGGGGTCCAGCAAGGGGGCGTGGCTCAGAGACTCCCTCTTATAGGTCTTGGGAGGAAGCTGGGGGACGCTGTGTCGGGGGGGCACGGGGGGGGCCGTctagagggaggggagggagaggcgGAGATGGGAGGGGCATTTTTCTGGAGGCGGGACTTGGGGTGACCGGGGTGGGAGGAGGGAGTGGGGGCGAGGAGCAGATGGAGGCAGAGCCAATcgaaggtgaggaggaggagggggggaagaAGGTCTGCAGGTCACAGCGGGGGCGTCcctgtgggggggggaggaggtgtAGGGGGGAGTTCAGAGGCTCCCGGGGGGGCAGGGAGGGTGGGCTGTCTGGGGGGGAGGACGACAGCGATGAGTAACGAGTGGGGAGGAGCTTACAGGTAGGCTGACGAGGGGGCACAGCAGGGGGGCTGTCCAGGATCGACATcatctgaggggggggggggggggtgagacaTTAATTATTTCATCATATACCCACAGGAAAATATactgaggcttttattgtgaaaggtatGGAAACACACTACCCATAATCCCCCGCTGCTgtataaatatctatatattcACCTTGGAGGGGGAGGAGTCAGCGGGGGCTGAGTCCGGACGTCTGCGGGGGGGAACAGGGGGGGGGACAGACTCCTCCCCCCGACTGAAGCTCACTatggaggagacggaggaggacCCTGAGACACAGAGGGGGGTTAGTGTCTgagctgtgggtgtgtgtgggtgtctgtctgtgtttgtctgtgtgtctgtctgtatctgtgtgtctgtctctctgtgtgtgtgtctgtgcgtctgtctgtatctgtgtgtctgtctctctgtgcgtgtgtctgtgtgtctgtctgtgtctgtgtgtgtgtctgtctctgtgtgtgtctgtctgtctgtgtctctctgtgtctgtctgtctgtctgtctgtctgtctgtctgtctgtctgtctgtctgtctgtctgtctgtctgtgtgtctgtctgtctgtgtgtctgtgtgtctgtctgtgtctgtctctctgtgtgtgtgtgtgtgtgtgtctgtctctgtgtgtgtctgtctgtctgtctgtctgtctgtctgtctgtctgtctgtctgtctgtctgtctgtctgtctgtctgtctgtctgtctgtctgtgtgtctgtctgtctgtctgtctgtctgtctgtctgtctgtctgtgtgtgtgtctgtctgtctgtctgtctgtctgtctgtctgtctgtctgtctgtctgtatgtctgtctgtctgtctgtctgtgtgtctgtgtgtctgtgtgtctgtgtgtctgtctgtctgtctcacgtGAGTGGAAGGGGCTGCTTCCCTGCGGGGAGTCGAACACACTCCCTGCGTCGGTGCAGCTCGATGCGGATGCCGGGGGGGGACTGAGGGGGGTGCGGGGGGAGTTGGGGGCAGAGACAGCCCCCCCTTCCCCATCGTTGTCAGGGATACGGCTGTAGCTGATCTTGCGCGGCTCGTTCTGTAGTGGTGTCGGGTGTCGCATGGTTCCGGGGCGTGGGGGTGAGGGGCGGATCCCCGGGGACTTCAGAGGGCAGGAATACCTCTTCACCTGGTGGGGGTGCAAGTCTTAGATCAGGTTCAACTTTAATCTGCCCAGAAATAATATCCACTATATAGACAAACGTATTGGGCCACTCAGGACTAAGGGCCcctccagtgaaggggattccGAATGCCTCATCTCACCGAGTCCTTCTGGAACATTCTGTGCTTCCAGCTGTGGAgacagtttggggaaggccctcttctgttccagcatgactgtgcaCACATCAAGATCCATAAAGGCCTGGCTGGATGAGTCTGGTGGGCAAGAACTGGACCGGAGAGCCAGGCCCTCTGGTCCAACATCAGGGTCTGGCCTCATAATGCTTTTCTGGATGAATggtccccacacacacactccaacatcttgtggaaagccttcccagaagagtgggGGCTGTTATAGCTCACAAAGGGGGGgcaacttcatattaatgcctaaCCATTTGGACAAAAAAGCTCCTGTAGGTATAAggtgtaggtgtcccaatacttttgtctatatagtgtatagggcttttattgtgaaggtctgtttgtctgcaggcttttattgtgaagtatGTCCTAACGTTGGCTAGC of the Eleginops maclovinus isolate JMC-PN-2008 ecotype Puerto Natales chromosome 4, JC_Emac_rtc_rv5, whole genome shotgun sequence genome contains:
- the LOC134862969 gene encoding serine/arginine-rich splicing factor 7-like, translating into MSRHGRSGGGEMKVYVGNLGSGAGKSELERAFGFYGPLRTVWIARNPPGFAFVEFEDPRDADDAVRELDGKQLCGSRVRVELSSGSPRRSRYDRSSSRRPFDPSDKCYECGEKGHYAYDCRRRGRRSGRSRSRSRSRSRGRRHSRSRSRGRRSVSPRGSRSVSPRRSRSNTAPQRARPRSRSRSRSRSLSRSRARPRSRSRSKSRSRSKSGSRPRARPRSTSRGPSRSGSMGRSGSPARSPSSAGSRGRDD